One Dama dama isolate Ldn47 chromosome 24, ASM3311817v1, whole genome shotgun sequence genomic window, AGACTGTCTGTCCTCAAGCCGGGGAGCAGGCTTTCCTGAGTCTCGTGGGTGCTCCATGCTGTCCCGCCTTGGCCAGGTCGCGACTCCTAGCCGGCCCCCAGCTTGTAGAGGTGCCCAGTGATGCCCGCCCCCCAAGTGCCTGCCTGGGGTGCCTCCCACAACCGGACCCCCCCTCGTGGGAAGCGCCAGCCCCACTCCCTGCCAGCTGCTCACGATGCCCCTGGGGGCTCTGCCGGCAGCCCCATGACAGAGGCCCCAGGGAAGCGGCGAAGCCGACGGCACAGCCCGACAAAGCCTCGTGTGGGATCGGCGCGGCAAGGGCGGGGCTGAGAGGAGGGCGGGGAGGGAAGACGACGCTgggctgcctcagtttccctttgtGTCCATCTGCCCCAGCTGACCTCTGCTGCCCCTCAAATCCACTCCTTGGTCTCCGCCCCCCTCCTTGGCTCAGCGGTCACCCCTCATCTGGACCATCTCAGCAGCCTTCTGAGCAAGCTGAGGTCTCACCCCACCAGGTGGTCGCTGGGCAGGTACTCGTGTGGACCCCACATTGTGGACGCCTCATTGACCCCTTTCTACACACAGTCTCAACAAATCCCATCCACCAAGCGTACACATCTACCCAGCATCCACCACTTTCAACCCCTCCCTCCGTGGCCGGCCCCCCCTCACTGGACCACAGCAGGGGCCACCACCCtggcttccctcgtagcttagACGGTAAAAgactgccagcaatgcaggagacccaggttcgatccctaggtcggcaagatcccctggagaagggaaatggctacccactccagtattcttgccaggagagtcccatggacagaggagcctggcaggccacagtccatggggttgcagagtgggacatggctgagcgactcaCGCACACTGCCCTGGCCTCCTGTGTCTGCCCATGTCCCGCTGCGGGCACCCTGCTGCTCAATGGCCTCAAATGGGCATTTATCacaattaaaacaaaacccaaattcTCACCCTGGCTCACGAGGCCCTTCAGGATCTAACCCTTGTCCACCCTGCAGCTCTCGTTATGGTGTCtgctgctgcataacaaaccacctCAGCACATTCACGGTGCTCGTGTGTCTGTGATCGGAGCAGGGCTTGCGAGGGAAGGCCCGTCCCTTGGTGTCAGTGGGGCTGCTCAACAGGGGCAGAAGATCCGGTTCCTAGCTGGCACATGCCCAAGGGGGGCAAACTGGTGCTGGCTGATCAAGGAGCTCAGCCGGGGCTGAGAACTGGGGTGTCTCGATTCTCATCCAATGGCTGTTTGGGCTTCCCCACTGCGTGGTGGCTGAATTCTAAGCACaagtattaaaaaatggaaaaacaacccGCACACAGGAAGCAGAAGCTGCCAGGCTCTTGAGCCCTGGGCCCAGAAAGTGTCCCAGTGTCATCTCAGTACTCGATTCAAGCGATCACAAAGCCCAGAATCAAGGGGCACGGAGGCAGACTCAGCCTCTCCTCGTGCAAAGTGTCACACACgcttaaaacaaaccccagaccTCACCTCTGCACCTCCGGCTACTGTCTCTGTGTGGGCTTTAGCCATTATGAGCTGCCTTGTAGTTCCAGAGCTCattcccagcccagggcctcTGCACTTCCACTTCCTGCTGCAGATTCCCGCCGGACCCACAGTCCTGCTCAGTGACTAGTCCGATGATCCATACTTCCTCTCAGCTCCTCTAATCCTTCCTCTCTGTAACCGCAGAGCTCCTTCTCAACACACACGTCAGCCTCTTGCCTGCCCGGAACCCTCCCTGGCGCCCACTGACCCCAGGATGACGCCTGCCTTCCCGAGTCTACGCCTCCACGCCTTGCTGCCCCGTCCCCCAGGGCCCAGGGGCTCATGCCACGGGCCCCCAACCTGTGCTCCTCCCAAAGCCACAATTCACCCCCGTTCCAGTCCCATCCCACTACCTGCAAGCCCTTCCCCCCTCATCTGCCTGGCAATTCCCGCTCATCCTTTTAAGACCAAAAGCTGCCTCCTCCAGAAAGCAGTCCCAGATCTCAGGTTGGACTGAGCACCTCTCCTGTGCCTCTGCAGGCCCCTGCATACCTTTGCATCCCTGCAGCagtttgcatctcccaggacaggAACTTCCATCCTGTCCATCTGGGTCCATGCCCTGGATGGCCAAACCTTTAGACCTCAGCCTCCTCTAGTACCcatgagtggggaaaaaaagctttattgATAAATAGGTTATAGTGAAATAAATAGAGTGATAGTTTCTAAGGGAGTAAAAAAGTAGAATCTGCATCTCTCCACCTCGCCTCTAGCCCTCAGCTTCTGCCTTCTTGCTGGCTGCTTTGGACGCTGAAGACTTGGTGGGGATGCCAGGCTTTCTCGGGCCCTTAGAGGCCTCAGCCTTCCTGGCCAGTGGTACAGGCTCTCTCTTGGACCCAGTGCCCTTGGGAGGAACAGGGGCCTTGGCTTTGGGCCCCTCCCCAGCAGTCTCTTTAGGGACCTTGCCCCCCATTTTCTTTTTGGCCAAGGAAGCACCATTCTCACCCTGTAAGAAAGCAAACCACGAGAAGGTGGCAGGGCTGGGCACACCGCTCAGAGCCCACGAACTCAGGGTTGAAACCCCAGCTCTGGGTTGTTTTTGACAAATGCCCTCCCTTTTTTAAGCCTCAGCCTCCTATCTATAAGGTGGGGACGGTGATCCTCCAGGCACTGGAGGGCTGGGAGCAGAGGAAAGTGAAATAAGTTACCCTCTTCCTCGACTGAACCCCCCCGTGCTTAGGTGGGGACACCCAAGCTCTGGCCACTGGAGATTAAGACAAGGGAAGTCACCCCGACACCTACCTTGGTGGATTTTGAACTCTGACTTCCAGGCTGTGTCTTCCTGTGGGCCTTGGTATCTGCTGGAAGAGGGGAAGCCATGTGAGACAGACTTTTTTTCCGGAGGAGCTGCTGCTCGGCAGAAGAGTTGAGGGGCCCCACAGCCCGCAGCCTGCCCAGGGCCCATTCCTCACGCTGACACTTGCAGGCTCTGTGACCTAGGACAAGTTGTTCAGCCTCTCTGAGTCTGGTGCCCGAGTCTGCCAATTGAAGGTCGCAGCCTCTGGCCCAGGGGACAGCGGGAGGATTAAGTGGAAGGAGGACAACCATCCCTCATTCCATTCACAGCATCCCATCCATCCACGCCAAAGGCCCCCGACAGGCATATCAGCCCTTTGTCTTCAACCCATCTTCCACGCGGTGGCcaggacacatttttaaaaatacctcagGTCCTACCTGTCCCCTGTTCAGGGAGGCTTTCTATAGCTTGATAAAGCcatcatggagaacagtatagaatTTCCTGACGAAAATAGGAATAAAACGACCCTGTGACCCAGCAAGCCCACTAGTTGGGCAtagttcaaaaagacacatgtaccctccatgttcattgcagctctatTAACAACTagcgggacatggaagcaacctagatgtccatcgacagatgaatggatgaggggTTGCGGTCTAGCTCTACCaaggaatatcactcagccatgaaaaggaatgcatttgagttctattgaggtggatgaacctagaggctgTCATACAGGGTGAAGTCAGTCAAaacgagaaaaacaaatatatatgaatgcatatacatggaatttagaaaacgGGTATCGAACctttttgcagggcaggaacagagatgcagacgtagagagCAGACCTGTGGATGCAGtcggagaaggggagggtgggacgaactgagagagtagcgtGGAAATACAcacactaccgtgtgtaaaacaCATCGCAagcaggaagctgctatatagcccagggagctcgacttggtgctctgtgatgactagaGGGGTCGGAGGGGGGATCACCAGGGCGgggatatatgtgtgcatatagttgattcacatttggtgtacagcagagaaacattgtaaaacaatcatactccaatttttatagtttttttttttagattcgtAAGAGAAAAAAGCACCTTGGGCCCGAACTGTCCCCTGTTCAGGGTCTTTCCATGGCTCCTCCTCATCTTCCAGATAAAGTCCAGCCTCCCGCCGCCCCTCACAGCCTCCCCTTCTCCCGCTCCCGAGGCACACAGACGGGACTATTTAGACTTCTTCCACcttttgggattccctggtggctcatatggtagaaaatccacctgcaatgcgggagacctgggttcgatccctgggttgggaagatcccccggaggagggcatagcaacccactcccgcattctggcctggagaacggccatggacagaggagcctggcgggctacagttcgtggggtcacagagttggacacgactgagtgactatgcacaGCTCAGCACAGCCACGTTCTTCATGCCTTCAGGCCTTTGCACAAGCTGTTCTCCTGTCTGCGTCACCTCCTCCAGCAAGCCTCCCCGGACCCCTCTCAGAGCtgacccctcctcccacccccaccagctaCCTGAGTTCCCTGTCTCTCCGGGTCAAGCCAAGTGCTCAGGGCACATTGAGTagacaccccctcctccccagaacCGACCCCTCCATCCCAACTCCTGGCCAGTGGCTGCCAGAAACCCCATCCCAAGCCCACCCCATTCACACCCATACCTTGGCGGCTCCCTCTTTCTTTGACCTTCGACTTCCTGCCGGGCCCACTGGCACTGGGAGGGGCCTGAGCGGCCTTGTCCGGCCGTTGGGAGGACTTCTTGGCCTCAGCCAGCCTTGCCTCTGGGTCCTTGGTCTGTGTGCCTTTCTTGGGGGCCTTCTTGGCTGCGCCTGGTTTGGAGGGAGCTGCCCTCCCCTCTCCGGGCTTCCTGGATCCTTTTTTCACCTCGCCTGGGTTGGCACGGTCCTTCTTTGACTCACTCAGCTTCTTGGGGTCCTTCCCCTCAGTTTGACCTGGCATCCTGGGGGCCGTCTTCCTGGGTGggattttccttttgtctttgggGACTAACTGGCAGAGGAGAGAACAGGGTGGAACTGAGAGCAAAGGTCTGGGCGTCTCACACCCCGACACCCTACGTGAGGCTCAGAGTAGACCCCATTCCCAGGGAGGGGGTGAAGGCGGCAGCCAAGGGCTTGGGGAGAGGATGAACAATCGCCTCCTAAAAGCCGGAAGCCAGTAGTGCATGCTACCCCGCCCTGCACCACGAGGGAGGTGCTGCCATGGAGGAGCTAAGGGACTTGAGTTTGTAAAACTCACCCAGCATTCTCCCCCCTCCCTGAGTACGTGGCAGGCACGTACCTCCTGCCCCTGCCCGCCGGAAGCCTCGGAGCCTGGCTCCTTGGAGCCCAGCACGCACTTTGAGCCCTGACGCTGTCCTCTGATGCTAACCCATGAAGCATCTTTGACCCTCCCGCAACACCTCCCTGTGGACTGCGGCCctgacaccccctccccgcctcaTGCCATTGCATCCCTAGGTCTCCTGGCCGCTTCCTGCTCTGCAGCTGAACATGGACAGAGGGCAGATGGGCCTTGTCCTTTTGTCTTTGGGGACTAACTGCCCCCAAGAACATGGGGCAGATGGGCCCCAACCCCAGCCATGCAACTCGACCTGTCCAAGTCTGATCCAAGTCTTCTCCTCCCCCTCGGGCCTCAGTCTTCCCGTCTTTACAATGGGGTCATCAGGGAGAGTGTGAGCAGCAAGGGGACGCAGGGATGCCTGGCTCTGCCCTTCTAGAGCCCAGCTCTGATGACACTGCTCCCCAACATCCCTGAATCCTCATGGTCCGTTTCCCACCATGACCAGAAAACAACCCCCActcccagcacacacacatcttGACTCCGTGGTACCTGAGacccccttccctgcctcccaccctctgGTCCAGGTTCCTGACTGCCTCCCCGTCACACACACCCTCAGCAtcccctctcctgctccccctTCACCCCACCCTGTGCCCTTGGCCTTGCCATGGCAGCTGCTGAAGTTCAGACCCACACACTCGGAGTTCCAGGAGGAGGTCTCCCTGGGCTCAGTTAGCCTGTTCCCACAGGGACTGGGACGGGCAGTTAGAGAATGTTCCACCAAGTTCCACGGCGACCGTCAGAGGGGCACAGCAGTGACAAGACGTATCCCCGGCCCGGGTCCCTTGGGATCCGGGTCCCTGGGATCTGGGATCCGAGATGTCCCTGGTGGCAGCTGGCAGTCACGATGCTGGGGTTTGACTTTTGTGCCAAATTTGCTCTTAGCTCGGGGTGACTCGCCCCGTTGAGAGAGGAGGGCGTGCTGGCTCAGGGAAGCGTCAGCCGGGTTTGGAGACCTTGGGTCCGGAGCCAGGGCGCGTGGGGAGCTAACCCCAAGGCTGCGACCTCGCAGGGGCCAAGGCTGGGTCTGGGCCGCCCCTGATGAAGGAATTCCAGGAAGGGGTCACGGGCGCCAAGGACCCGGAAGTGAAACAGCTGAGACGGTCTCTGGTTGCGGGTCCCACCCAACAAGGAACAAGGTGGATGTGGCAGGGTGACCGGGGCCAGGTCTGGGCTCAGCCTCcccggggtggggaagggggcgtctgggtgaagacagaggaagaagaagaagagacagGAGAGAGGGAACAGCACCCAGAGCTGGGGAAGAAAGAGCTGGAGCTGGAGTTCAAGCCCGGGGCCAAGTTCGCCACGCCTCGGggccccctgccacctccccccaccccaatcccccGGGCCACTCACTTTGAAGCTGCCGGTGGCCCCCTTGGCCTTGGAGTTGACGGGCCGGACGAGGAGGCCGCGGTGCAGGCCCGTGGCCAGGGCCTGCTTCAGCAGGTGGCTGAGCCGGAGGGCGTCCACCGTCGGGTACTTCTGCAGGATGTAGACCTTGATGGCCGCCACCGAGGTGCCCCTGCGCCGCTCCCCGGCCTGCAGCGCCTCCAGCACCATGCGAAGCACCGGAGGGTGGCGGCGCGGCGCCCGCACGGCGCCCCGGGCCAGGcctgcgggggcggggcggcaggACATCAGCCAGGTCCCAGACCGTCCCCAGGCCCTCCGCCGACAAACCCGCCCAGGGGAGCGCCGCTGGGTGCTggccagtccccgcagccggtgGGCAAGCGGCCCGGGGACTCACGTATGCGCTCTCCCAGCCCCATCCACCCCGATCtgggagcagagggtgggggtgcACTGCTTGGCCAGCCATGGTCTCCCGGGGCCCGCCGTGGGGCTGGGCACACAACAGCCCTCCACAAAGGCTTATTAAAAGGCATTAAAGGGTCCTTTTAATAAACAACACTGGGATCCTCTTCCCggtggtccaggagttaagaggccacctgccaatgcaggggacacgggttcgacctctggtctgggaagtaagatgccacatgccctggggcaccTCAGCGCTGGGTTCCACAACTACGGAAGCCCGTGTCCTAGGGCCCGTGCTCCGTGTCAAGAAGCCACAGCGATGAGAAGTTCACGCGCtgtaaccaagacccagtgcagccaaaataaataactaaaagaaCAAACACTACACCAGGTCAGTTGTCTAGATCTAACATTTTACAGGAAATGCAAGGGCCACAAGAAATCAGTAAAACCCAGATATGAGGAACTCTCCAGGACACGTGATCCAGTGCCTCCTACAAACAGgcaaggaggaaaaataaacGTGGGAAAGGCCCCAGAAAGCAAAGATCCTACGAGACCCTTCAACCAGAGGCAACGTAGGGGCCTTGCTTCAGAATATGATCTGAACAATCCAACTGGGGGCAGAAAAGGCAACTAGACACGTGGACACTGGGATATTTGATGACATTAAGGATGATATTGCTTCCGGCCGGTGTGCTAATGGCAGTGCAATTATTTTAAGAGATTCTCATCTTTTAGAGATAAATACTGAACAGTTTACAGATGAAACGATA contains:
- the LOC133045515 gene encoding histone H1.8 yields the protein MAPGSVASSDTSSSASSASSASSASAEGSSMPSGSEKPGLARGAVRAPRRHPPVLRMVLEALQAGERRRGTSVAAIKVYILQKYPTVDALRLSHLLKQALATGLHRGLLVRPVNSKAKGATGSFKLVPKDKRKIPPRKTAPRMPGQTEGKDPKKLSESKKDRANPGEVKKGSRKPGEGRAAPSKPGAAKKAPKKGTQTKDPEARLAEAKKSSQRPDKAAQAPPSASGPGRKSKVKERGSRQADTKAHRKTQPGSQSSKSTKVGGENGASLAKKKMGGKVPKETAGEGPKAKAPVPPKGTGSKREPVPLARKAEASKGPRKPGIPTKSSASKAASKKAEAEG